One genomic segment of Siphonobacter curvatus includes these proteins:
- a CDS encoding PorP/SprF family type IX secretion system membrane protein has translation MIKHLLIVAVVLVSILQTQAQDPQLSQFYAAPLYLNPAFAGSALAPRATLNYRNQWPALNANYVTTIASVDTYLDKINSGVGLMVMNDAQFSNLRTLDVGLQYAYQARLSESVRLRAGIQASYVNRSVNYYNLVFNYDLNGTGGVTPIYNDPVADTGPRINYLDFSGGLLTYSDQFWAGISVHHLNRPNQSFSATPERLPMKISLQGGFKIPLMGWELGNGLGADMGRERSLSPAILYKKQGKFDQLDLGLYMTYDPLTLGVWYRGIPIKQYDRGLNNHDALVFLVGYRQDNFSIGYSYDATISTLSMASGGAHELSISYTLDALFDPKPYPRKRKRELACPKF, from the coding sequence ATGATAAAACATCTCCTTATAGTCGCCGTTGTGCTCGTGAGTATACTGCAAACGCAGGCCCAGGATCCGCAGCTGTCGCAGTTCTACGCGGCTCCGCTGTACCTGAATCCGGCATTTGCGGGCTCGGCTCTGGCTCCGCGTGCTACCCTCAATTACCGTAATCAGTGGCCTGCCCTTAACGCCAACTACGTAACGACCATTGCCAGTGTGGATACGTATCTGGACAAGATCAATTCCGGCGTGGGTTTGATGGTCATGAACGACGCCCAGTTTAGCAACCTGCGTACCCTGGATGTAGGCTTACAATACGCGTACCAGGCTCGCTTGAGCGAATCTGTACGGTTACGGGCGGGGATTCAGGCTTCGTACGTAAACCGGAGCGTCAATTATTATAACCTGGTTTTCAACTACGACCTTAACGGTACGGGCGGCGTTACGCCCATCTATAATGACCCCGTAGCCGATACGGGTCCTCGCATCAACTACCTGGATTTTTCGGGTGGCTTACTAACTTATTCCGATCAGTTCTGGGCGGGTATATCGGTTCATCACCTCAATCGTCCGAATCAGTCGTTTTCGGCTACACCTGAGCGGTTACCCATGAAGATCAGTTTGCAGGGTGGCTTTAAAATTCCGCTAATGGGCTGGGAGCTGGGCAATGGCCTCGGAGCCGACATGGGACGCGAACGCAGTCTTTCCCCCGCCATTCTCTACAAAAAACAGGGCAAATTTGATCAGTTGGATTTAGGACTGTATATGACCTACGATCCGCTGACGCTGGGTGTTTGGTACCGGGGTATTCCCATCAAGCAGTACGATCGCGGCCTGAACAATCATGATGCCCTGGTTTTTCTGGTGGGCTACCGACAAGACAACTTTTCCATTGGATACAGTTACGACGCCACCATTTCCACCCTGAGTATGGCTTCGGGCGGAGCCCACGAATTATCCATTTCGTATACGCTCGACGCCCTATTCGACCCCAAGCCCTACCCGCGTAAACGCAAGCGAGAACTGGCCTGTCCTAAGTTTTAG
- a CDS encoding PKD domain-containing protein: MIRKIYFTVLLWITCFLVAQAQTVKPSIRVTGRKCEPEQGCGGDSTRFEVTGVTATSWQWTFEDPNTSDPQAKSSTKAKPAHLYLQQGSYRVSVRGKLASGAEYSTDTTIKISTLPPAFEFFQGKEDTTICKGSELVLDPYDSRFFQGTPPAEGTVKYLWYPSGDTTRTLTVTEKGCYSVEIMNGDSCTVTDRINVKICGEADQQASKWYFGSNAGISFEGGQPTVITDGKINTPEGSSSISDRKGNLLFYTDGRKIYDKDGNVMTSRDASDTTSLSGSPNSTQAALIVPQPSCRGCETIYYVFTTRDVNDSLKCLEYSRVDMRGNGGKGIILDKNNPTGECNVSERLTSIENPKDSTYWVLSHGLGNSKFILKRLTKSGLEDADSPEIGIPHTSKYQGEGQIKFASSGGKMGVVIPGSDGSKNYAEIYNFNDSTGAITPPPITLDLGPAPPSAYGIEFSPDGKQVYVSLRGNDSTESILYQYDISNTDSTIIASTRIEVARSEKEFGALQYAPDGKIYMAVKGSQYLGVITPPSADSTDVEFELDGFNLGGKLSQLGLPNFVQSIIEPPSGPGISVADVCFGEPIEFGTGPICDPLKDKYEWDFGDGKGKSTQQSGQYTYAAAGTYTVTLRQYNDCKDTTMTQQVTVNPTPIANLGQDLNVCAKSVVLDSKNNFPNSQYIWQRNGRILAVDSTASSIRVDSSGQYVVFVLIGDCFSSDTIQVTLETPPNYSLGPDQKLCTGKTLQLDALPGGSSYLWNTGANTQLITVDQAGNYSVVVTIPRTNAISCEVSDTVRVDLLPLPNVSVIPKMSLCQPNNQTITLTGGPNDQFRYLWTPGSETTRVISVNRIGTYTVEVSTPDGCSEAHNIEVIDLCDPQILVPDAFSPNGDGQNDRLQVVTNHISDQDYEFRVYDRWGEMIFRTTDRKESWDGTYKGRTYPPQSYAWVVQYRSTYYPERGISTQRGAVLLAK; the protein is encoded by the coding sequence ATGATTCGAAAGATATATTTTACGGTGCTTCTATGGATTACCTGCTTTCTGGTCGCCCAGGCTCAGACGGTCAAGCCGTCGATTCGGGTAACCGGTCGCAAGTGCGAGCCCGAACAGGGCTGCGGTGGGGACTCCACTCGCTTTGAAGTAACGGGCGTGACGGCTACCAGCTGGCAGTGGACCTTTGAGGATCCCAATACTTCTGATCCGCAGGCGAAGAGTTCAACGAAAGCCAAACCCGCCCACCTGTATTTACAGCAGGGCTCGTACCGGGTTTCGGTACGGGGAAAACTAGCTTCCGGAGCCGAGTATTCAACGGATACAACCATTAAAATTTCTACCCTTCCCCCCGCTTTTGAATTTTTTCAGGGCAAAGAAGATACGACCATTTGTAAGGGCAGTGAGTTAGTACTCGACCCCTACGATTCGCGTTTTTTTCAGGGTACGCCCCCAGCCGAAGGTACCGTGAAGTACTTATGGTATCCCAGCGGTGACACTACTCGTACGCTGACGGTGACCGAAAAGGGCTGTTATTCAGTGGAGATCATGAACGGCGATAGCTGTACCGTAACCGACCGCATTAACGTCAAGATTTGTGGGGAAGCTGACCAGCAGGCTTCCAAATGGTACTTTGGCTCGAACGCCGGGATTAGCTTCGAAGGCGGACAACCGACAGTCATTACGGACGGAAAGATTAATACGCCCGAAGGAAGTTCATCGATTTCCGACCGGAAAGGCAACCTGCTATTTTATACCGACGGACGAAAAATTTATGATAAGGACGGCAACGTCATGACATCCCGGGATGCCAGCGATACGACGAGTTTGAGCGGTAGTCCGAATTCGACGCAGGCGGCCTTAATCGTTCCGCAACCGAGTTGTCGGGGCTGCGAAACAATTTATTACGTCTTCACGACGCGGGATGTGAATGACTCACTAAAATGCCTGGAATACTCCCGAGTGGATATGCGAGGAAATGGCGGAAAAGGGATAATTCTGGATAAAAATAATCCGACGGGTGAGTGTAATGTTAGTGAACGCCTCACCTCCATCGAAAATCCAAAAGATTCTACGTATTGGGTGCTTTCCCACGGGCTTGGTAATAGCAAATTCATTCTAAAGCGGCTGACCAAGAGTGGTCTGGAAGATGCGGATTCGCCGGAAATTGGTATTCCGCATACTTCGAAATATCAGGGCGAAGGCCAAATCAAATTTGCCAGCTCGGGCGGTAAAATGGGTGTGGTCATTCCGGGTTCCGACGGCAGTAAGAATTACGCAGAGATTTACAATTTCAATGATTCCACGGGAGCGATCACGCCACCCCCAATTACGCTGGATTTAGGCCCTGCCCCGCCGTCTGCGTACGGGATTGAGTTTTCGCCCGATGGGAAACAGGTCTATGTGTCATTACGGGGCAATGACAGTACCGAATCCATTCTCTATCAGTACGACATTAGTAATACGGATTCAACCATCATCGCTTCGACCCGTATTGAAGTAGCTCGTTCCGAAAAAGAATTTGGTGCCTTACAGTATGCTCCCGACGGTAAAATCTACATGGCCGTCAAAGGCAGTCAGTACCTGGGTGTGATTACGCCGCCTTCGGCTGATTCAACGGACGTGGAGTTTGAGTTGGACGGTTTCAACCTGGGAGGGAAATTAAGTCAACTGGGTTTGCCCAACTTCGTACAAAGCATTATTGAGCCGCCTTCAGGTCCGGGGATCAGCGTCGCAGATGTCTGTTTTGGCGAACCCATTGAGTTTGGTACGGGACCCATCTGCGATCCGCTGAAAGATAAGTACGAATGGGATTTTGGCGATGGAAAAGGAAAATCGACCCAGCAGTCGGGTCAGTATACCTACGCCGCTGCGGGTACGTACACCGTTACCCTACGGCAGTACAATGATTGTAAAGACACCACGATGACGCAACAGGTGACGGTCAATCCCACGCCCATTGCTAATCTGGGACAGGATCTGAATGTGTGTGCTAAAAGTGTCGTACTCGATTCCAAAAACAACTTCCCCAACAGTCAGTACATCTGGCAACGTAACGGCCGGATTCTAGCTGTGGATAGTACGGCTTCCAGTATTCGGGTGGATTCTTCTGGACAGTATGTTGTGTTCGTACTCATCGGCGATTGTTTTAGCTCCGATACTATTCAGGTAACCCTGGAAACGCCACCCAATTACAGTCTGGGGCCGGATCAGAAGCTTTGTACGGGAAAAACGCTGCAATTGGATGCCCTGCCGGGCGGTTCGTCGTACCTCTGGAACACGGGAGCCAATACGCAACTGATCACGGTTGATCAGGCGGGCAATTACTCGGTGGTCGTCACGATTCCGCGAACGAACGCAATCAGTTGTGAAGTATCGGATACGGTACGAGTTGATTTGTTGCCCCTGCCGAATGTGAGTGTAATTCCTAAAATGTCGTTGTGTCAGCCGAATAACCAGACCATTACGCTTACCGGTGGACCTAATGACCAGTTCCGCTATCTATGGACGCCGGGCAGCGAAACGACACGGGTGATTTCCGTCAATCGAATTGGAACCTATACCGTAGAGGTGAGTACACCGGACGGCTGTAGCGAAGCACATAACATTGAAGTGATTGATCTGTGTGACCCGCAGATTCTCGTACCGGACGCCTTCTCGCCCAATGGCGATGGGCAAAACGATCGCTTACAGGTCGTGACCAATCATATTTCGGATCAGGATTACGAATTCCGGGTGTACGACCGCTGGGGTGAAATGATTTTCCGTACCACGGACCGTAAAGAAAGCTGGGACGGAACCTACAAAGGCCGTACCTATCCGCCGCAGAGTTATGCCTGGGTGGTGCAGTACCGCAGTACGTATTACCCCGAGCGAGGCATCAGTACCCAGCGGGGAGCGGTACTGCTGGCTAAATAA
- a CDS encoding glycoside hydrolase family 16 protein has product MKRILSVLLLLVISTSFMPARKLVWADEFNTDGAPDPKNWTFEQGFVRNEELQWYQPENAHCEKGLLIMEARKENKPNPNYEAGSTEWRKSRKTIDYTAACLITKGLHQWQYGRFEMRGKINVDPGLWPAFWTLGVKGEWPSNGEIDIMEYYRNTLLANVAWATPTRYKANWNSTKVPLSDFKKNWANQFHIWRMDWDEKTIKLYVDDRLLLTSDSQKTVNPDGSHPFDQPHYLLLNLAIGGQNGGDPSQTTFPARFEVDYVRVYQ; this is encoded by the coding sequence ATGAAGCGTATTCTTTCTGTGCTCCTACTGCTCGTCATCAGCACGTCTTTTATGCCCGCCCGAAAACTAGTATGGGCCGATGAATTCAATACCGACGGAGCCCCCGATCCTAAAAACTGGACCTTTGAACAAGGTTTTGTTCGGAATGAAGAATTACAGTGGTACCAGCCCGAAAATGCTCACTGCGAAAAAGGGTTACTGATTATGGAAGCCCGGAAAGAAAATAAGCCCAATCCGAACTACGAAGCAGGTAGTACCGAATGGCGAAAAAGTCGCAAGACGATTGACTATACCGCCGCCTGCTTGATTACCAAAGGTCTGCACCAATGGCAGTACGGACGTTTTGAAATGCGGGGAAAAATTAACGTAGATCCGGGGCTATGGCCCGCGTTCTGGACGCTGGGCGTCAAGGGCGAATGGCCTTCCAACGGTGAAATCGATATTATGGAATATTACCGCAATACGTTACTGGCCAATGTGGCCTGGGCTACGCCGACGCGGTACAAAGCCAACTGGAATTCAACGAAAGTACCGCTCAGTGATTTTAAGAAAAACTGGGCGAATCAGTTTCACATCTGGCGAATGGACTGGGATGAGAAAACGATCAAACTGTACGTAGACGATCGCTTGCTACTGACCTCCGACTCGCAGAAAACCGTTAACCCCGACGGCTCCCACCCCTTTGATCAACCGCATTACTTGCTACTGAATTTAGCTATTGGAGGCCAAAACGGCGGCGATCCTTCCCAGACAACCTTCCCCGCCCGCTTTGAAGTGGATTACGTGCGGGTGTATCAGTAG
- a CDS encoding SDR family NAD(P)-dependent oxidoreductase produces MQVFSLSNKIALITGGGSGIGLEITRCLKEAGATVVITGRREEVLRQTIQELGEGAYYFVNDVTDLSKLPQFVADIESQVGPIDILVNNAGINMKKPALEVTDEEFQRIIQTNLNAVFSLTRECARRMITRGSGSIIMITSMAAYYGIDRVAAYGASKTAVSGLIKILASEFSPHNVRINAIAPGFIETAMMKTAMSGDPDRMNRALRRTPMNRFGKPSDIGYAAVFLASEAAAYITGVSLPVDGGNSIGF; encoded by the coding sequence ATGCAGGTTTTCTCTTTAAGCAATAAAATTGCCCTCATTACGGGGGGTGGAAGTGGCATCGGACTGGAAATTACGCGTTGTCTGAAAGAAGCCGGGGCTACCGTAGTCATCACCGGACGGCGGGAAGAAGTACTCCGCCAGACCATACAGGAGCTGGGCGAGGGTGCCTACTATTTCGTGAATGATGTAACCGACCTGAGCAAGCTTCCCCAATTCGTAGCGGACATTGAAAGCCAGGTAGGTCCGATTGATATTCTGGTCAACAACGCGGGTATTAACATGAAAAAACCGGCCTTGGAAGTAACCGATGAAGAGTTTCAGCGAATCATTCAAACCAATCTGAATGCCGTTTTTTCGCTTACCCGCGAGTGTGCCCGCCGAATGATTACCCGCGGGAGCGGTAGCATCATCATGATCACGTCGATGGCCGCCTATTACGGCATTGATCGTGTGGCGGCGTATGGAGCTTCCAAGACGGCCGTATCGGGACTGATCAAAATTCTGGCTTCGGAGTTTTCGCCGCATAACGTACGCATCAACGCCATTGCTCCCGGATTCATTGAAACGGCTATGATGAAAACGGCCATGAGTGGCGATCCGGATCGTATGAACCGGGCCTTACGCCGTACCCCCATGAATCGTTTCGGTAAACCCAGCGATATTGGCTACGCCGCCGTTTTTCTGGCCTCCGAAGCGGCGGCGTACATCACGGGTGTATCGCTACCGGTAGACGGGGGAAACTCCATTGGATTTTAG
- the uxuA gene encoding mannonate dehydratase, with protein sequence MAFIQTMRWFGPQDPVSLMDIRQAGCTGIVTALHQIPVGEVWSVEAILERKQRIEADNDRFTPLHWAVVESLPVHEDIKKGLPSRHVFLENYKTSLRNLAACGISTVCYNFMPVLDWSRTDVDYQMPDGSRALRFVWEDFALFDLYILQRPGAENHYEPDVRQRAYERFQRLSVEERTRLTNTVLLGLPGSEEAFELATFQSKLDAYKSIGAPELRANLYEFIREVAPVAQEVGIRLCIHPDDPPKPLLGLPRVVSTEDDLVQLCQAYNSVANGITFCTGSLGVRPDNDLAGIVQRLGSRIHFVHLRATKREDNPLNFHEAGHLSGDVDMVAVIRALTLEQKRRQETGQGETTLPMRPDHGHQMLDDLNKRTYPGYSAIGRLRGLAELRGVEYAILQSLPS encoded by the coding sequence ATGGCTTTCATACAAACCATGCGGTGGTTCGGGCCGCAGGATCCCGTTTCGCTCATGGACATCCGGCAGGCTGGGTGTACGGGTATTGTCACCGCTCTGCATCAGATTCCAGTAGGTGAAGTCTGGTCCGTGGAGGCGATTCTGGAACGAAAACAACGCATTGAAGCAGATAACGACCGGTTTACCCCGCTGCATTGGGCCGTTGTCGAAAGCTTGCCTGTACACGAAGACATCAAGAAAGGCTTACCTTCTCGTCATGTGTTTCTTGAAAACTACAAGACTTCGTTACGAAACCTGGCGGCTTGTGGGATTTCGACCGTTTGTTACAACTTCATGCCCGTACTTGACTGGTCACGAACGGATGTCGATTACCAGATGCCCGATGGTTCGCGAGCCTTACGCTTCGTGTGGGAAGATTTTGCCTTATTCGATCTGTACATTCTGCAACGACCGGGAGCCGAAAACCACTACGAACCTGACGTTCGGCAACGTGCCTACGAACGATTCCAGCGTTTGTCGGTTGAAGAACGTACCCGATTGACCAATACGGTTTTACTCGGTTTACCCGGCTCTGAAGAAGCCTTTGAACTGGCAACTTTCCAAAGCAAACTCGATGCATATAAAAGCATTGGTGCCCCCGAGCTACGAGCGAATCTCTACGAATTCATTCGGGAAGTAGCTCCGGTTGCCCAAGAAGTAGGCATCAGGCTCTGTATTCATCCCGATGATCCGCCAAAGCCCCTGCTCGGCCTACCCCGGGTCGTGAGTACGGAAGACGACCTGGTACAGCTTTGCCAAGCCTACAATTCCGTGGCCAATGGGATTACCTTCTGTACGGGTTCGCTGGGCGTACGCCCCGATAATGATCTGGCGGGAATCGTTCAGCGGCTGGGTTCACGGATTCATTTTGTGCATTTACGGGCTACGAAACGCGAAGACAATCCTTTGAATTTCCATGAAGCTGGGCACCTGTCGGGGGATGTCGACATGGTGGCGGTCATTCGGGCCTTGACGCTGGAACAAAAGCGGCGTCAGGAAACGGGTCAGGGGGAAACCACTCTGCCCATGCGACCGGATCACGGGCACCAGATGCTGGATGACCTGAACAAACGAACGTATCCGGGTTATTCGGCCATTGGTCGATTACGTGGACTGGCTGAATTACGCGGCGTTGAATATGCTATTCTCCAGTCGCTGCCCAGCTAG
- a CDS encoding pentapeptide repeat-containing protein encodes MDLDFYQDEIFEKRSFSGQEIRNKEFENCVFQQCDFTESNFSGNRFTDCTFTGCNMALVPLNRSVLNGVTFRDCKLIGVNFTACESSMFSVSFQACKLDFALFSNKKIIKTLFSKCSLKSVDFSGSILTGSHFQECDLENAIFSQTKLDQVNFLTAYNFTIDPEQNLVKKARFSSESLAGLLRKYDLKIE; translated from the coding sequence ATGGACTTAGATTTTTATCAGGACGAAATTTTTGAAAAACGCAGCTTTTCGGGCCAGGAGATCCGCAATAAAGAATTTGAAAATTGTGTTTTTCAGCAATGTGATTTCACGGAAAGTAATTTTTCGGGTAATCGCTTTACGGATTGTACCTTTACGGGTTGTAATATGGCCTTAGTACCGCTGAATCGTTCGGTATTAAATGGGGTTACGTTTCGGGATTGTAAGCTGATTGGCGTAAACTTTACTGCCTGCGAAAGTAGTATGTTTAGTGTAAGCTTTCAAGCCTGTAAACTAGACTTCGCTTTGTTCAGTAACAAGAAGATAATCAAGACGTTGTTCAGCAAATGTTCGTTAAAGAGTGTTGATTTTTCGGGTAGTATACTAACGGGTAGCCATTTTCAGGAATGCGATCTGGAGAATGCTATTTTTTCACAAACCAAACTCGATCAGGTCAACTTTTTAACGGCGTATAACTTCACGATTGATCCCGAACAGAACCTGGTTAAAAAAGCTAGATTTTCATCCGAAAGTTTAGCCGGACTGCTGCGTAAATACGACTTAAAAATTGAGTAA
- a CDS encoding ribonucleoside-diphosphate reductase small subunit, whose protein sequence is MAQEHIGNEPLLVEDPMRFVLFPIKHHDIWEMYKKHEASFWTAEEIDLGQDLKDWENLNDGERHFISHVLAFFAASDGIVNENLAVNFLSEVQYAEAKCFYGFQVMMENIHSETYSLLIDTYIKNPTEKDKMLRAIDTIECVQKKAEWALKWINSDNFTERLIAFAAVEGIFFSGSFCSIFWLKKRGLMPGLSFSNELISRDEGLHCDFACMLYTNHIVNKLPKERVYDIILDAVAIEKEFVTDALPVSLIGMNATLMNQYIEFVADRLLVALGLEKQFNATNPFDFMEMISLQGKTNFFEKRVGEYQKAGVMANQQEKDANKFALDEDF, encoded by the coding sequence ATGGCTCAGGAGCATATTGGTAATGAACCGCTACTGGTAGAAGATCCCATGCGATTTGTACTGTTTCCCATCAAACATCATGACATTTGGGAGATGTACAAAAAGCACGAAGCCTCTTTCTGGACAGCCGAGGAAATTGACCTGGGCCAGGACCTGAAGGACTGGGAGAACCTCAACGACGGTGAACGTCACTTCATCTCACACGTGCTGGCCTTTTTTGCGGCTTCCGACGGAATTGTCAACGAAAACCTGGCCGTTAACTTCCTTAGTGAAGTACAATACGCGGAAGCCAAGTGCTTCTACGGTTTTCAGGTTATGATGGAAAACATCCACTCAGAAACCTATTCGTTACTAATTGATACTTACATCAAGAACCCTACCGAAAAAGATAAGATGCTGCGGGCGATTGATACCATCGAATGCGTGCAGAAGAAAGCGGAATGGGCACTCAAATGGATCAACAGTGACAACTTTACGGAACGGCTCATTGCCTTTGCGGCCGTAGAAGGCATATTCTTCTCGGGCTCGTTCTGTTCCATCTTCTGGCTGAAGAAACGGGGTTTAATGCCGGGGCTTTCCTTCTCTAATGAGCTGATCTCACGGGACGAGGGCTTACACTGTGACTTCGCCTGTATGCTTTACACGAATCACATCGTCAACAAGCTACCGAAAGAACGCGTTTACGACATTATTCTGGACGCCGTAGCGATCGAAAAAGAGTTCGTAACCGACGCTTTGCCCGTATCGCTGATTGGTATGAACGCTACCTTGATGAATCAATACATCGAGTTTGTAGCGGATCGTTTGCTGGTAGCCTTAGGACTTGAGAAGCAGTTTAACGCGACGAATCCTTTTGATTTCATGGAAATGATTTCGCTGCAAGGCAAAACTAACTTCTTTGAAAAACGCGTAGGTGAGTACCAGAAAGCTGGCGTCATGGCCAACCAGCAGGAAAAAGATGCGAACAAATTCGCTCTGGACGAAGACTTCTAA
- the nagA gene encoding N-acetylglucosamine-6-phosphate deacetylase → MSLFAFTNVRIFTGSAFIEHQHLLIDDQTILGLSDSIPETATVIDGQQAVLAPGFVELQVYGGQGTLFTTEPTPEAIQKNYEEHLAGGTTHFQITYHTGPLTGMLAAIAACRTYRQQGGQGLVGLHLEGPYFNPVKRGAHLLSYIRKATIAELEQLVEAAGDLPLFLTLAPEEADPEVLDWLLQSPIILSAGHSNATYPQAMQAFQQGIGLVTHLFNAMSPFNSREPGLLGATFDSSVRASIIVDGIHVDFASVRIAHKLMGDRLFFITDAVTEDTRGEYKFSFNPVTQRFEDESGTLSGSSLTLMQAVANAVEQVGIPLEEALRMASLYPAQIIGKDHQLGRIAAGYEASLVLFDPHFVLQGVYTQGAYRSFV, encoded by the coding sequence ATGAGCCTCTTTGCCTTTACAAACGTCCGTATCTTCACGGGCTCTGCCTTTATTGAGCATCAACATCTGCTAATCGACGACCAGACCATTCTTGGTTTAAGCGATTCCATTCCCGAAACGGCTACTGTGATCGACGGTCAGCAGGCCGTACTCGCTCCGGGTTTTGTCGAACTTCAGGTGTACGGCGGGCAAGGCACTTTATTCACGACCGAACCTACACCCGAAGCCATTCAGAAGAACTACGAAGAACATCTCGCTGGTGGAACCACCCATTTTCAGATTACCTACCATACCGGCCCTTTAACGGGCATGCTCGCCGCCATTGCCGCCTGTCGTACGTACCGGCAACAGGGCGGTCAGGGCTTAGTAGGGCTTCATCTCGAAGGTCCTTACTTCAATCCGGTCAAACGCGGGGCCCATTTACTTTCCTACATTCGGAAAGCGACCATTGCTGAACTCGAACAACTCGTCGAAGCGGCGGGTGATCTACCTCTATTTCTGACGCTGGCTCCGGAAGAAGCGGATCCAGAAGTCCTGGACTGGCTCCTGCAAAGTCCAATCATACTCTCCGCAGGGCATTCCAATGCTACGTATCCACAGGCGATGCAAGCTTTTCAACAGGGAATAGGACTCGTAACGCACCTGTTCAATGCCATGTCGCCCTTCAATAGTCGCGAACCCGGTTTACTCGGAGCCACTTTCGATTCATCCGTGCGAGCCAGCATCATTGTCGATGGTATTCACGTGGATTTTGCCAGCGTACGCATTGCTCATAAGCTCATGGGTGATCGGCTGTTTTTCATTACGGACGCCGTTACGGAAGATACACGGGGCGAGTACAAGTTTAGTTTCAACCCGGTTACGCAACGCTTTGAGGATGAAAGCGGTACCCTTTCTGGTTCCTCACTTACCCTGATGCAGGCCGTTGCCAACGCCGTTGAACAAGTGGGTATCCCGCTGGAGGAAGCCTTACGGATGGCCTCGCTGTATCCCGCCCAGATTATTGGGAAGGACCATCAGTTGGGACGTATTGCAGCCGGATACGAGGCCAGCTTGGTCTTGTTTGATCCGCACTTTGTCTTGCAAGGCGTGTACACCCAAGGAGCATACCGGTCCTTCGTATAG